The following is a genomic window from Geoalkalibacter halelectricus.
CGCCCTAGTTGCCTGAACCTGGTTAGCAGGTTTTGTAGGTTTTGCGGGCCCTTGCTCGGGATCATCCCGGCGAGGGCCCGTTTTGCGTTTCGTAAGTGCCAGAAACTGTGGGAGGTTCCTACGCAAAATGGAAATTGCCGTTCAGAAATTACGCCCCGAGGCGGTGATGCCGCGCTACATGACCGATCTGGCCGCCGGTATGGATTTGTGCGCTGCGATCACCTGGCCCCTGACCCTGCGGCCCGGCGAGCGAGCCCTGGTGCCCACCGGCTTGGCCCTGGCCATTCCCCGGGGGTATGAAGGGCAGGTTCGTCCGCGCTCCGGGCTGGCCCTCAATCACGGCGTGACCCTGGTTAACGCGCCGGGTACCATCGACGCTGATTATCGTGGAGAAATCGGCATCATTCTCATCAATCATGGCCAGATGGACTTTACCGTCAAGCCCGGGGATCGCATCGCGCAAATGGTGATCGCGCGCGTGGTGCAGGCAAGCCTGCGCGAGGTGGCCACGCTGGATGAGACCAGCCGCAATTCGGGCGGCTTCGGCCACACCGGTTTTCGCATCGAGATCGACAATGCCTGAGCAGCCGAGAGCCGAAGACCTCATGACCTTCCCCTGCGAACACCTGTTCAAGGCCATGGGACCCAACAGTGTCGTGTTTATCGAAAAGGTCCGCCGGGCGGTGGCGCAAACCGTTCCTCTAAGTCAGGACGCCGTGCGAACACGCGCCAGCGGCAAGGGAAATTATCTCTCTGTTTCGGTGCGGGTGAACCTGGAGAATTTTTCGCAACTTACGCGGATTTATGCCGATTTGCGTAAAATTGACGAACTTAAATTCCTGCTTTGAATTTCCCTTTGGTGAAGTTGAAGTTGTGCTAGGATATTGAGGATCTTGATCCTTCATTACTCTGGAGTGCCGTCATGGTTCTGGCAATCAATCCGCAAAACCCACAAGACCGCTTGATCAACCAGGTGGTGGAAAAACTCAAGCAAGGCGGTGTCATCGCTTATCCCACCGATACCACCTACGGCATCGGCTGTGACATTTTCAATAAAAAGGGCGTAAAAAATATCTTTCAGATCAAAAAGCGCGACCTGCGCAAGCCCTTTTCCTTTATTTGCGCCGATCTGTCCGATGTGTCCAATTATGCCCAGGTTAGCAATTTTGCCTTCAAGATCATGAAGCGCCACCTTCCGGGGCCCTATACCTTTGTGCTTGAGGCGACCCGCATCGTTCCCGACAGCTTGGTGACCAAGCAGAAAACCGTGGGGATTCGCATTCCGGAAAACCCCATCGCCCTCTCCATCGTGCGCGCTCTCGGTCATCCTCTGGTCACCACCAGCGCTAATATATCCGGCGAGGATGTTTACCATGATCCACTGGATATCGAGGAGCACTTGGGACGCATGCTTGACTTGGTCATCGACGGCGGCATCCTGCGCGGCGATCCTTCGACCGTCATCAGCCTGATCGGCGACCGTGTCGAGGTGCTGCGCGAAGGAGCCGGTGATCTGAGCTGGATCCATCAGCTCTAAGGAGCTCCCGTGGTGAAATCCACCAAACTCTGGCCGGCATGGATTCTTGTCTGGGTGCTCATGGCCGCTCCACTCTCCCTCGGTTTTGCCGCGGAACAACGGCCCATGGGCAGCGTCGGTCTGCAGGTGGTGCCGACATCAAAAGGGGAACTGGTGGTTCTGGCGGTGGTGGAGAATTCACCGGCGCAGGCTGCCGGAGTGTTGCCCGGCGATTTGATTATCGCGGTGGACGGATTTCCCCTGCGCGACAGCGATTTTGCCGAGGTGGTCAGCCAGTACCTGTGGGGGCCGGTGGGTAGCCATTCAGCCATTACTCTGTTGCGCCCTGGTCGTGAGGGGATCAAGCAGGTGCGCATCGAGCGTATTCGTCTCCAAAATGTCGATGTGCGCAGCCCACCGGGCGTGGAAATGCTGGCGCCCGCTAAGCAGTGACCCAATCTCAACTGTTCAGCATGGGGTCGCACCCCCCATGACCAGGGGCGCTTTTCGCCGTCCATGGCCGCTTGCCTGGCGCCAACCCTGGCGCCAGACACCCTCGCCATGGGGGCTGCGACCCCACACCGGGTGAATACAATCAGCCATCAAGGAAAACGAGAGGTTGAAACAATGAAGGGAAAAAAACTCACGGTGGCATTTTACCGCCGCGATTTTAGGCGCCAGGAGTGGCGCAAGGCCTGGGACGAGGAGCAGCTTGCGGCGCTTTTCACTCGTTGCGCTGCGGAACTTTCATCCCTGGGATATGAATTGCAACGGGTTGAGGATGAAAACTTCACCATGGAGATCAAAGGTTACGGCGATCTGCTCAACAGTGTCCGCATTCGCTGTCCGCAGCAAGGCATCGGCAATATGTGCCTGGGGCACATCATCGGGCAAAGCGCCAATCTCAACCTGGCGGAAGACATCGAGCGCGGCATCAACCGGGTTGCTTTTGCCCCGGAAACCATCGAGCCGGAGGGCAGCGACAAGATCGTCTGCCATAACTGCGGCTGCGGGTGCTGATATCCGCGTCACTTCTTTTTCTTTTTGCCCAGGGTGAAGGGATGTGCCTGGCGGCTGATGATGAAGTCGGCGAAGATTTTGATCCAGATCATTGATCCTGCCACGGCGCTCCAGACCTCGAACTCGTGAAAAGGGCCGATGCTGATGCCGGTGGCGACCCACAGAGGAACCCCGAGGATAATCCACAGGGCGATAAAGCCGGCCAGTAAATTCAAGATTCCCGTCACCGGAGCCCACTTCCTCGGATTGGGCGGTGATTGGCCGCGCTTGAGGGCGACCTCGGAATAGTCGCGCTTGACGAAGATTCTCCAGGCGCGCCGCAGCCAGAAAAAGGCCATGGGAAACAGCGCCAGAAACAAAATCCAGATTAGAACAATCCCCGCATCAAATGCCATTCTTTAACTCTCCTGATTGTCTTTGCTGTTCTTTTACCTGACCCGCTGGAATCAATCAATAATATTTGT
Proteins encoded in this region:
- a CDS encoding YbeD family protein, with protein sequence MPEQPRAEDLMTFPCEHLFKAMGPNSVVFIEKVRRAVAQTVPLSQDAVRTRASGKGNYLSVSVRVNLENFSQLTRIYADLRKIDELKFLL
- the dut gene encoding dUTP diphosphatase, which gives rise to MEIAVQKLRPEAVMPRYMTDLAAGMDLCAAITWPLTLRPGERALVPTGLALAIPRGYEGQVRPRSGLALNHGVTLVNAPGTIDADYRGEIGIILINHGQMDFTVKPGDRIAQMVIARVVQASLREVATLDETSRNSGGFGHTGFRIEIDNA
- a CDS encoding L-threonylcarbamoyladenylate synthase, which translates into the protein MVLAINPQNPQDRLINQVVEKLKQGGVIAYPTDTTYGIGCDIFNKKGVKNIFQIKKRDLRKPFSFICADLSDVSNYAQVSNFAFKIMKRHLPGPYTFVLEATRIVPDSLVTKQKTVGIRIPENPIALSIVRALGHPLVTTSANISGEDVYHDPLDIEEHLGRMLDLVIDGGILRGDPSTVISLIGDRVEVLREGAGDLSWIHQL
- a CDS encoding PDZ domain-containing protein, giving the protein MKSTKLWPAWILVWVLMAAPLSLGFAAEQRPMGSVGLQVVPTSKGELVVLAVVENSPAQAAGVLPGDLIIAVDGFPLRDSDFAEVVSQYLWGPVGSHSAITLLRPGREGIKQVRIERIRLQNVDVRSPPGVEMLAPAKQ